A portion of the Marinobacter alexandrii genome contains these proteins:
- a CDS encoding helix-turn-helix domain-containing protein: MQLLLNQLVYFGFLQALFLLGIYAFSEKNRRNMNGYLIFLIVVLIVGLSGRVLSATEIFGSNRRFITISEFANLLFGSTVYLFTKSSLLNKRFSYKELVHYIPAVIYSSLISVIFILPSNEEIRDRFKDGGLFEHVITFIGFALIFNIAYWIASFRIFLRFREELGNELSYVVKTKFFRNFLIAIGICLAFWVIVYFVSMFGFEKLEINARNYIWTSIALIILFITYYTMKEPELFKVTEHISPKKYIQSKLSTRDLDKLKVKLDQLMEEKKPYLNRNLMKADLAEMLGVNNPEVARLLNERIGMNFFEYVNYHRIKEFVELAKTDRAKNLTFFGLAQEAGFNSKTTFNKSFKKLMGTSPREYFARELN; encoded by the coding sequence ATGCAGTTACTTTTAAATCAACTGGTATATTTCGGTTTTCTTCAAGCCCTCTTTCTGTTAGGCATTTATGCCTTTTCTGAGAAGAACAGAAGAAACATGAATGGATATCTGATTTTTTTGATTGTCGTATTGATAGTAGGGTTGTCGGGAAGGGTCTTGAGTGCAACGGAGATCTTTGGATCAAATAGACGTTTTATTACCATTTCTGAATTTGCCAATCTACTGTTTGGTTCAACGGTGTATTTATTTACAAAATCATCGTTGCTCAACAAACGGTTTTCATACAAAGAGTTGGTTCATTACATACCTGCTGTGATCTACAGTTCGTTGATCTCGGTCATATTTATCCTTCCTAGTAATGAAGAAATCCGCGATCGATTTAAAGATGGTGGACTTTTCGAACATGTCATTACATTTATTGGCTTTGCATTGATATTCAATATTGCCTATTGGATTGCCAGTTTTAGGATATTCCTTCGCTTCCGTGAAGAACTTGGGAATGAGTTAAGTTATGTGGTAAAAACAAAGTTTTTTAGAAACTTCCTGATAGCCATCGGTATTTGTCTGGCATTTTGGGTCATAGTGTACTTCGTTAGCATGTTTGGGTTTGAGAAGCTGGAAATAAACGCTCGGAATTACATATGGACGAGTATAGCGCTGATCATTTTGTTCATAACCTACTACACTATGAAGGAGCCAGAACTTTTCAAAGTGACAGAACACATCAGTCCTAAAAAGTACATTCAGTCAAAGCTCTCAACACGAGATTTAGATAAGCTGAAAGTAAAACTGGATCAACTGATGGAGGAAAAGAAGCCCTATCTCAATAGAAACCTGATGAAAGCTGACCTGGCTGAAATGCTTGGGGTGAACAATCCAGAAGTGGCAAGATTACTTAATGAGAGGATTGGCATGAATTTCTTTGAGTATGTCAATTATCATCGAATTAAAGAATTTGTAGAATTGGCGAAAACAGATAGAGCTAAAAACCTAACCTTTTTTGGGCTTGCACAGGAGGCAGGATTTAACTCCAAAACCACCTTTAATAAATCATTCAAAAAACTGATGGGCACTTCCCCAAGGGAATACTTCGCTCGTGAATTAAACTAA
- a CDS encoding sigma-70 family RNA polymerase sigma factor: protein MNKVKLSQMVIDCKQGKTGSERVIYEHFYSYGISISMRYSSNYEEAVEVLNDSFLKAFKNIKKLKEDNFRGWLRRIIINSATDYHRKNKKYSFIENDYDLANSEIYAEEVIMAQLSYEDLLQVVQQLTPAYRTVFNLYVMDGYKHEEIAKMVGISVGASKSNLSRARQMLKDLLKKTLNNEYSEAIG, encoded by the coding sequence ATGAATAAAGTAAAACTCTCTCAAATGGTTATTGACTGCAAGCAGGGGAAAACTGGCAGTGAGAGAGTGATTTATGAGCACTTTTATTCTTATGGAATCAGTATCAGTATGCGGTACAGTTCAAATTACGAAGAGGCAGTAGAGGTTTTGAATGATAGTTTTCTCAAGGCATTTAAAAATATCAAAAAGCTAAAGGAAGACAATTTTAGGGGATGGCTGAGGCGTATCATTATTAATTCCGCAACTGATTATCACAGAAAGAATAAAAAGTACAGTTTTATTGAAAATGATTACGATTTAGCAAATAGTGAAATCTATGCAGAAGAGGTGATCATGGCGCAGCTGTCTTACGAAGATCTCCTTCAGGTAGTACAGCAGCTTACGCCAGCGTACAGGACCGTCTTTAATCTATATGTAATGGACGGGTATAAACACGAGGAAATAGCAAAAATGGTAGGTATTTCAGTGGGAGCATCGAAATCCAACCTTTCTCGTGCACGACAAATGCTCAAGGACTTGTTAAAAAAAACATTGAATAATGAGTACTCGGAAGCTATCGGATAA